One segment of Lepus europaeus isolate LE1 chromosome 16, mLepTim1.pri, whole genome shotgun sequence DNA contains the following:
- the NKX1-1 gene encoding LOW QUALITY PROTEIN: NK1 transcription factor-related protein 1 (The sequence of the model RefSeq protein was modified relative to this genomic sequence to represent the inferred CDS: inserted 6 bases in 5 codons; deleted 3 bases in 3 codons), protein MSTSGPAAPGDGPALPLPPCRPRPGRGPAPPAPAAAARDAMDGRAELPAFPRAGAPPLAASDTVPAVPEGAGAARPAAPPRPTSFSVLDILDPNKFNSXRRRCVLXGPVAPAACAPCAPAPAASGRPPRTEELERRALAATGGAGAAAGAELPSAGDPCQADEAEADGYCGGDGHSPSADSGDEAPDADDADDTEGVAPEXRAPSRARGGGGGLGARGSGCXAEAEALAPGAGDEAAAPGPRGSSPGAPGPPGTGGSGRGAQGAAAAKPKRKRTGSDSKSGKPRRARTAFTYEQLVALENKFKATRYLSVCERLNLALSLSLTETQVKIWFQNRRTKWKKQNPGADTSAPTGGGGGAGPGAGPGAGLPGGLSPLSPSPPMGAPLAMHGPAGYQAHGPGGLVCAAQLPFLSSPAVLSPFVXGSQTYGAPAFYAPHL, encoded by the exons ATGAGCACCAGCGGCCCGGCGGCTCCCGGGGACGGCCCCGCGCTGCcgctcccgccg tgccgcccgCGCCCGGGCAGGGGCCCCGCaccgcccgcgcccgccgccgcggCCCGGGACGCCATGGACGGGCGCGCCGAGCTGCCCGCCTTTCCCCGCGCCGGAGCCCCGCCGCTCGCGGCCAGCGACACGGTGCCCGCGGTGCCCGAGGGAGCCGGAGCGGCCCGGCCCGCCGCGCCCCCGCGCCCCACTTCCTTTTCGGTGTTGGACATCCTGGACCCCAACAAGTTCAACA CGAGACGCCGCTGCGTGC CTGGGCCAGTGGCGCCCGCCGCGTGCGCCCCGtgcgccccggcccccgccgccTCGGGACGCCCGCCGCGCACTGAGGAGCTGGAGCGCCGAGCGCTCGCCGCT ACCGGGGGAGCCGGCGCCGCCGCGGGAGCCGAGCTGCCGA GTGCCGGCGACCCCTGCCAGGCGGACGAGGCTGAGGCCGACGGCTACTGCGGCGGCGACGGCCACAGCCCGAGCGCGGACAGCGGGGACGAGGCGCCGGACGCCGACGACGCCGACGACACCGAGGGCGTGGCGCCCGA GCGGGCACCGAGCAGagcgcggggcggcggcggcggcctcggGGCCCGCGGGTCGGGCT CGGCCGAGGCCGAGGCGCTCGCTCCCGGCGCCGGCGACGAGGCGGCGGCCCCTGGACCCCGCGGGAGCTCGCCCGGAGCCCCGGGCCCGCCGGGGACTGGCGGCAgcgggcg cggcGCGCAGGGCGCAGCGGCCGCCAAGCCCAAGCGGAAGCGCACGGGCTCCGACTCCAAGTCCGGGAAGCCGCGGCGCGCGCGCACCGCCTTCACCTACGAGCAGCTCGTGGCGCTGGAGAACAAGTTCAAGGCCACGCGCTACTTGTCGGTGTGCGAGCGCCTCAACCTGGCGCTGTCTCTGAGCCTCACCGAGACGCAGGTCAAGATCTGGTTCCAGAACCGCCGGACCAAGTGGAAGAAGCAGAACCCGGGTGCTGACACGAGCGCGCCgaccggcggcggcgggggcgcgggc CCAGGCGCGGGCCCCGGCGCGGGGCTGCCCGGCGGCCTCAGCCCGCTCAGCCCGTCGCCGCCCATGGGCGCGCCGCTCGCCATGCACGGCCCGGCCGGGTACCAGGCGCACGGCCCGGGCGGCCTCGTGTGCGCCGCGCAGCTACCCTTCCTGTCCAGCCCCGCCGTGCTCTCGCCCTTCG CTGGCTCGCAGACGTATGGCGCGCCCGCCTTCTACGCGCCGCACCTCTga